The following coding sequences lie in one Desmodus rotundus isolate HL8 chromosome 1, HLdesRot8A.1, whole genome shotgun sequence genomic window:
- the TNFAIP8 gene encoding tumor necrosis factor alpha-induced protein 8 isoform X4 translates to MATDVFNSKNLAVQAQKKILGKMVSKSIATTLIDDTSSEVLDELYRVTREYTQNKKEAEKIIKNLIKTVIKLAILYRNNQFNQDELALMEKFKKKVHQLAMTVVSFHQVDYTFDRNVLSRLLNECREMLHQIIQRHLTAKSHGRINNVFDHFSDCDFLAALYNPFGNFKPHLQKLCDGVNKMLDEENI, encoded by the coding sequence TGGCCACAGATGTCTTTAATTCCAAAAACCTGGCCGTTCAGGCACAAAAGAAGATCTTGGGTAAAATGGTATCCAAATCCATCGCCACCACCTTAATCGATGACACGAGCAGCGAGGTGCTGGATGAGCTCTACCGGGTGACCAGGGAGTACACGCAGAAcaagaaggaggcagagaaaatcATCAAAAACCTCATCAAAACAGTCATCAAGCTGGCTATTCTTTACAGGAATAATCAGTTTAATCAAGACGAGCTAGCGCTGATggagaaatttaagaagaaagtGCATCAGCTGGCTATGACCGTGGTCAGTTTCCACCAGGTGGACTACACCTTTGACCGGAATGTGTTGTCCAGGCTGCTGAACGAGTGCAGAGAGATGCTCCACCAGATCATCCAGCGCCACCTCACCGCCAAGTCACACGGACGGATTAATAATGTCTTTGATCATTTTTCAGATTGTGATTTCTTGGCTGCCTTGTATAATCCCTTTGGGAATTTTAAACCCCATTTACAAAAACTTTGTGATGGTGTCAACAAAATGTTGGATGAAGAGAACATATGA
- the TNFAIP8 gene encoding tumor necrosis factor alpha-induced protein 8 isoform X3, which yields MLKLVATDVFNSKNLAVQAQKKILGKMVSKSIATTLIDDTSSEVLDELYRVTREYTQNKKEAEKIIKNLIKTVIKLAILYRNNQFNQDELALMEKFKKKVHQLAMTVVSFHQVDYTFDRNVLSRLLNECREMLHQIIQRHLTAKSHGRINNVFDHFSDCDFLAALYNPFGNFKPHLQKLCDGVNKMLDEENI from the coding sequence TGGCCACAGATGTCTTTAATTCCAAAAACCTGGCCGTTCAGGCACAAAAGAAGATCTTGGGTAAAATGGTATCCAAATCCATCGCCACCACCTTAATCGATGACACGAGCAGCGAGGTGCTGGATGAGCTCTACCGGGTGACCAGGGAGTACACGCAGAAcaagaaggaggcagagaaaatcATCAAAAACCTCATCAAAACAGTCATCAAGCTGGCTATTCTTTACAGGAATAATCAGTTTAATCAAGACGAGCTAGCGCTGATggagaaatttaagaagaaagtGCATCAGCTGGCTATGACCGTGGTCAGTTTCCACCAGGTGGACTACACCTTTGACCGGAATGTGTTGTCCAGGCTGCTGAACGAGTGCAGAGAGATGCTCCACCAGATCATCCAGCGCCACCTCACCGCCAAGTCACACGGACGGATTAATAATGTCTTTGATCATTTTTCAGATTGTGATTTCTTGGCTGCCTTGTATAATCCCTTTGGGAATTTTAAACCCCATTTACAAAAACTTTGTGATGGTGTCAACAAAATGTTGGATGAAGAGAACATATGA
- the TNFAIP8 gene encoding tumor necrosis factor alpha-induced protein 8 isoform X1: MVSKSIATTLIDDTSSEVLDELYRVTREYTQNKKEAEKIIKNLIKTVIKLAILYRNNQFNQDELALMEKFKKKVHQLAMTVVSFHQVDYTFDRNVLSRLLNECREMLHQIIQRHLTAKSHGRINNVFDHFSDCDFLAALYNPFGNFKPHLQKLCDGVNKMLDEENI, from the coding sequence ATGGTATCCAAATCCATCGCCACCACCTTAATCGATGACACGAGCAGCGAGGTGCTGGATGAGCTCTACCGGGTGACCAGGGAGTACACGCAGAAcaagaaggaggcagagaaaatcATCAAAAACCTCATCAAAACAGTCATCAAGCTGGCTATTCTTTACAGGAATAATCAGTTTAATCAAGACGAGCTAGCGCTGATggagaaatttaagaagaaagtGCATCAGCTGGCTATGACCGTGGTCAGTTTCCACCAGGTGGACTACACCTTTGACCGGAATGTGTTGTCCAGGCTGCTGAACGAGTGCAGAGAGATGCTCCACCAGATCATCCAGCGCCACCTCACCGCCAAGTCACACGGACGGATTAATAATGTCTTTGATCATTTTTCAGATTGTGATTTCTTGGCTGCCTTGTATAATCCCTTTGGGAATTTTAAACCCCATTTACAAAAACTTTGTGATGGTGTCAACAAAATGTTGGATGAAGAGAACATATGA
- the TNFAIP8 gene encoding tumor necrosis factor alpha-induced protein 8 isoform X2 has protein sequence MHSEAEESKEVATDVFNSKNLAVQAQKKILGKMVSKSIATTLIDDTSSEVLDELYRVTREYTQNKKEAEKIIKNLIKTVIKLAILYRNNQFNQDELALMEKFKKKVHQLAMTVVSFHQVDYTFDRNVLSRLLNECREMLHQIIQRHLTAKSHGRINNVFDHFSDCDFLAALYNPFGNFKPHLQKLCDGVNKMLDEENI, from the coding sequence TGGCCACAGATGTCTTTAATTCCAAAAACCTGGCCGTTCAGGCACAAAAGAAGATCTTGGGTAAAATGGTATCCAAATCCATCGCCACCACCTTAATCGATGACACGAGCAGCGAGGTGCTGGATGAGCTCTACCGGGTGACCAGGGAGTACACGCAGAAcaagaaggaggcagagaaaatcATCAAAAACCTCATCAAAACAGTCATCAAGCTGGCTATTCTTTACAGGAATAATCAGTTTAATCAAGACGAGCTAGCGCTGATggagaaatttaagaagaaagtGCATCAGCTGGCTATGACCGTGGTCAGTTTCCACCAGGTGGACTACACCTTTGACCGGAATGTGTTGTCCAGGCTGCTGAACGAGTGCAGAGAGATGCTCCACCAGATCATCCAGCGCCACCTCACCGCCAAGTCACACGGACGGATTAATAATGTCTTTGATCATTTTTCAGATTGTGATTTCTTGGCTGCCTTGTATAATCCCTTTGGGAATTTTAAACCCCATTTACAAAAACTTTGTGATGGTGTCAACAAAATGTTGGATGAAGAGAACATATGA